A genomic stretch from Spongiibacter nanhainus includes:
- a CDS encoding TauD/TfdA dioxygenase family protein: MSELHQRLNAEDINEYIGANVRLGKDDLLSGKFANDIRELLEQRGVLVFPKIDLSEDEQIAFTKTLGELAPEMAGELVYKVTLDTSANAKADYLKGSWYWHLDGTMNKVPILASILTGKVLSPEGGNTEFCNTYAAYDLLSDEDKKAFEKLRVEHSAWNSLLYYDPEPSHQKIKEMMSIGENELPLVWNHQSGRKSLVIGCTANHVLGMSSRESTELLVRLREWATQDKLTYSHKWSVGDMVMWDNTGTMHRATPYDPASGRMMIRTKLQGEEPFE; encoded by the coding sequence ATGAGTGAATTACATCAAAGACTGAACGCTGAAGATATCAACGAATACATCGGCGCCAATGTCCGCCTAGGCAAAGACGATTTGCTCAGCGGCAAATTTGCCAACGACATTCGCGAACTATTAGAACAACGCGGTGTACTGGTATTTCCCAAAATTGATCTCAGTGAAGACGAGCAAATTGCCTTCACAAAAACTCTGGGTGAACTAGCGCCTGAAATGGCGGGCGAGCTGGTTTACAAAGTCACCCTGGACACCAGCGCCAACGCCAAGGCCGACTATCTCAAGGGCTCCTGGTACTGGCACCTGGACGGCACGATGAACAAAGTGCCCATCCTGGCGTCGATTCTCACCGGTAAAGTCCTCTCTCCCGAGGGGGGCAACACCGAGTTCTGTAACACCTACGCCGCCTACGACCTGTTGTCCGACGAGGATAAAAAGGCCTTTGAGAAACTGCGGGTAGAGCACTCCGCCTGGAACTCCCTGCTTTACTACGACCCCGAGCCCAGCCATCAAAAAATCAAAGAGATGATGAGCATTGGCGAAAACGAACTGCCGCTGGTATGGAATCACCAATCCGGTCGCAAATCCCTGGTTATTGGCTGCACCGCCAACCACGTGCTGGGCATGTCATCCCGGGAAAGCACCGAGCTGCTGGTCCGCCTACGGGAATGGGCCACCCAGGACAAACTCACCTACAGCCACAAGTGGTCAGTGGGCGACATGGTGATGTGGGACAACACCGGCACCATGCACCGCGCCACCCCCTATGATCCCGCCTCCGGTCGGATGATGATCCGCACTAAATTGCAGGGTGAAGAACCGTTTGAATAA
- a CDS encoding PH domain-containing protein, which translates to MTEAKNGRKVMAPGKRMDDPMKFKSAVDPWYYLTIAASLLAIFGALLPSVASGELSPLAGLFLALVAALPVWLLFSTFYEVKGNLLVVRAGLLCWKIKLAEIRSVRASRSWLSSPALSLNRLEVTYGNNRRLLVSPRDVEGFLKAIDCV; encoded by the coding sequence ATGACCGAAGCCAAGAATGGGAGGAAAGTGATGGCCCCTGGAAAAAGAATGGACGACCCAATGAAATTTAAGTCTGCCGTCGACCCTTGGTACTACCTAACCATCGCTGCGTCTTTACTGGCCATTTTTGGGGCGCTATTACCCTCTGTCGCTTCCGGTGAATTGTCGCCACTTGCCGGATTGTTCTTGGCGCTAGTTGCCGCATTACCTGTTTGGCTGTTGTTCTCGACTTTCTATGAAGTCAAAGGCAACCTGCTGGTGGTTAGGGCTGGCTTGCTTTGTTGGAAGATTAAGCTCGCCGAAATCCGCTCAGTCCGCGCATCGCGATCCTGGCTTTCTTCTCCGGCATTGTCATTGAATCGTCTGGAAGTCACCTATGGCAACAACCGGCGCTTGCTGGTGTCACCTAGGGATGTGGAGGGCTTTTTAAAGGCTATTGATTGCGTTTAA
- a CDS encoding aromatic ring-hydroxylating oxygenase subunit alpha → MIDHKQDTWPDSWKLLEHGIRTGRYTDPEFCKLEHEKLWLNVWQMATRVDAVAEPGDYAVYDIGHQSVIVVRNEHGEIKAFNNACPHRGTALAEGNGQFEKCRIICPFHGWRWDVDGNNQYVLEEQQFRDGKLTKDDVALREVAVEVYAGFVFVNFSKDPAPFADFISPFADLLDDLATGEMRHYWWKSVEVPANWKVAVEAFLEGYHVPATHPQLETTSADFIYGDDVSGQPPQYSHLDHIYETFEHGHGRFLGGEKTPMAGHTRYEGDPVDLMADRLNLLVEGMDAMVLAEDVALVRSLKGKEIPEGSTLGAEYVKLLYATAAEQGRPMPKPEKHVLNMWGGELFIFPNLLVLPQAGNTMIYRVRPNGFNPDSCIFEILSTKTYPKDQQPPRTEIQEMTDVDDPEQFRQIPRQDFSNIPRIQKGLHTQGCKQVWMADYYEKIIMNMHQELDRYLSDQK, encoded by the coding sequence ATGATCGACCACAAGCAAGATACATGGCCCGATAGCTGGAAGCTGCTGGAGCACGGCATTCGCACTGGACGCTATACCGACCCGGAATTCTGCAAACTGGAGCACGAGAAACTGTGGCTGAACGTATGGCAAATGGCGACCCGGGTCGACGCGGTCGCCGAGCCGGGCGACTATGCCGTCTACGATATCGGCCATCAGTCGGTCATTGTCGTTCGCAATGAGCACGGTGAGATCAAGGCCTTTAACAATGCCTGCCCCCACCGCGGCACGGCATTGGCCGAAGGCAATGGTCAGTTCGAGAAGTGCCGCATCATCTGCCCGTTTCACGGTTGGCGCTGGGATGTCGACGGCAACAACCAATACGTACTGGAAGAGCAGCAGTTCCGCGATGGCAAGCTCACCAAAGACGATGTAGCGCTGCGGGAAGTCGCCGTGGAAGTTTACGCCGGCTTTGTGTTCGTGAATTTCAGTAAAGACCCGGCGCCTTTTGCCGACTTTATCTCCCCTTTCGCCGACCTGCTAGACGACTTGGCCACAGGGGAAATGCGCCACTACTGGTGGAAATCCGTCGAGGTGCCGGCCAACTGGAAAGTCGCCGTAGAGGCTTTCCTGGAGGGCTACCATGTCCCGGCAACCCACCCACAGCTAGAGACCACTTCTGCCGACTTCATCTATGGTGACGACGTCTCGGGTCAGCCGCCGCAATATAGCCACCTGGACCATATCTACGAGACCTTCGAGCACGGCCACGGCCGTTTCCTGGGCGGCGAAAAAACCCCCATGGCCGGCCATACCCGCTATGAGGGCGATCCGGTAGACCTGATGGCGGATCGACTCAACCTGTTGGTTGAAGGGATGGATGCCATGGTACTCGCCGAGGACGTCGCCCTGGTCCGATCACTTAAAGGCAAAGAGATTCCCGAGGGCTCGACCCTGGGCGCCGAATACGTCAAATTGCTCTACGCCACCGCCGCCGAGCAGGGGCGCCCCATGCCCAAACCCGAAAAGCACGTATTGAATATGTGGGGCGGCGAGCTGTTTATTTTCCCCAACCTGCTGGTATTGCCCCAGGCCGGAAACACGATGATTTACCGGGTACGCCCCAATGGCTTCAATCCCGACTCCTGTATCTTTGAAATTCTTTCCACCAAGACCTATCCCAAGGATCAGCAGCCACCGCGCACCGAAATTCAAGAAATGACCGACGTGGATGACCCCGAGCAATTCCGTCAGATCCCCAGGCAGGACTTTTCCAATATCCCCCGCATTCAAAAAGGCCTTCACACCCAAGGCTGTAAGCAGGTGTGGATGGCGGATTATTACGAAAAAATCATCATGAATATGCATCAGGAACTGGACCGCTACCTAAGCGATCAAAAATAG